CCGGTACGCCACGATTGAGGCGTGTACGACCAGCCGATCCACGACCCGGACCCCTCCGTTGTGCCGGGATTTCGCATCGACCCGGTGCTGGCGCGCAGCTGGCTGCTGGTGAACGGGGCGCAGTACGAGCGCTTCTCCCCGGCGGCGCGTTCGCGCGCCGACATCGTCGTCCTCGACATCGAGGACGCGGTGGCGCCCAAGGACAAAGCCGCTGCCCGCGACAATGTGGTTCGGTGGCTGTCCGACGGCAACAACGACTGGGTACGGGTGAACGGGTTCGGCACACCGTGGTGGGCCGACGACCTCGACACGCTCAAGGGCACGTCGGTGGGCGGCATCATGCTGGCCATGGTCGAATCCGTCGACCATGTCACCGAGACCGCCAACCGGCTGCCGGACGTGCCGATCGTCGCGCTGGTGGAGACCGCGCGCGGGCTGGAGCGCATCACCGAGATCGCCGCGACCAAGGGCACCTTCCGGCTCGCGTTCGGCATCGGCGACTTCCGCCGCGACACCGGTTTCGGTGAGAATCCCGCGACGTTGGCCTACGCGCGGTCCCGGTTCACCATCGCCGCCAAGGCCGCGCACCTGCCGAGTGCGATCGACGGCCCGACGGTGGGTTCGAGCCCGTTGAAGCTGGCGGAGGCGACGGCCGTGTCGGCCGAGTTCGGCATGACCGGCAAGATCTGCCTCACCCCCGACCAGTGCCCGACGGTCAACGAGGGCCTGTCACCGTCGCAGGACGAGATCAGTTGGGCCAAAGAATTTTTCGCCGAGTTCCAGCGTGACGGCGGCGAGATCCGCAACGGGTCGGACCTGCCCCGTATCGCGCGGGCCAACAAGATCCTTGACCTCGCGCGCGCCTACGGCATCCATGAACCCGAGTACAGCGACGACGATCCCGATCACGTGCCCGCGCCGTCGGACACATACCACTACTGAGGTCTGTCGGGGTTCCTGCGCGCAGCGGTCTGCACGGCCCGCAGTAGGCCGCGGCCTGCGTAGATGGCTGCCACCACCGAGATGACGATCATGATGACGAACATCGGCAGCCAGTTGGTGCGGCCGTGGTCGATGTTCCACCAGACGATGGTGAACAGCACCGCACAGATGAAGACGACGACGTCACGCCAGTTGCCCTGATACGACGTCGCGGCCAGGCGGATCTCGCGGCTGCGTTCACCCGCGGTGATGAGGTCGTTGATGCGTTGGTTGATGCTGGCGCGCAGCCGGTTGCGCAGCTCGACCTCTTCTTCCGGCAACCGCTCCAGCAGGTCCATGTCCTTGGCGATCATTCCGCGCACGTCCGGCGGCCGGAGGTTACCCGCGATGACCCCCAGCATGGCGCCGCCTGCGATCGGCGCGGCGCCAAGGGCGAGTTCGGCAATCCCCGGCATGGCCCTCCTTCAGTACGACAACTCAGTCCGTCAACGTCGCGGCCAGCGTGCCACCGAGTTCGTACGCGGCCTCACGAACGGCCGCGTCGACGGCCCCGGTGACTTCCAGGGTGTCGGCGGCCTTCGTCAGGGCGAGCCCGGTGACGATGCGGTCCACGGCATTGACGGCACCCGTGGTGTCGTTGTTGCCGTGGACCCATAATCCATACGGCCGCCCGGCAACGTGGTCAAGCACCGGGTAGTACACCGTGTCGAAGAAGTGCTTGAGCGCGCCGCTCATGTATCCGAAGTTCGCGGTGGTCCCGAACAGGTAGCCGTCGGCGTCGAGCACGTCGGGGATCGTCGCGGCCAGTGCCGGACGGGTGACGACGTCGACGCCGGTGATGTCGGGATCGTGGGTGCCGGCCAGCACCGCCTCCAAGAGCTCTCGCGTTGCCGGGGACGGCGTGTGATGCACCACCAGCAGTCGCGGCACCGGCAAGCTCCCATCCGTCTCCCTGCACCGGCACGTCGGTCCGGCTGGAGAGCACTACGGTATCTCTTCCAGCGCGCAAGCAGCGGCCCGTCCCCTCAACGCGCGGGGACGGTCCGCTTGTCGCCCTGCAGCCGGTCAGACCAGCTCGGGCACCCGCAGGTGGGCAACCGCCAGCTCGAAGTCGCACACGTCGAGCACCTCCGCGTGCGCTTCCTGACTGCCCGTCGCTCTGATCCTGTCCATCCGGTCCTTGTTCCGCTCCATCGCTTCCATGCTCTCGAAGGTCGCCGCGGCCACGCCACGACCGGATGCGCGGTCGACGAGCAGGCTGCCGCTGCAGAAACCTTCCAGTTCCTCGAGGGCGGGCAGGATCCTCATCTTGTAAAACTCGATGGCCTGGTCGAGCTGATCCGCGTCCACCTTGACCCAGGTGGCTCGGACACAGGCACCTGTACCCGAGGAGTGCTCGCGATGCATGGCAGCAATCTCCCATTCCTCGACCTGCCTGTCACCGCCCAGTAGCTCGGCGACCCGGTCACGGATCGGCCGAACGGACTCTTCGCTTGCGTGCATCGCCTCCTCGGACTCCCAGGAGCTGGTGACGATGCAGCGGCCGGATGTTCGGTCGGCCAAGAAGGACAAGCCAACGTACCCGTCGATGTCCTCGAGCGCTGGCATCACGCTGTCGCGCGTATGCGCGATCCCGGCGTCAATGGATGCGGGCTGACCGTGGATGGTGGTGCTTCGTGCGTACATGATCTGCCTCCGTTGGAGATGGGGCAGCGTCTCGACGGCGCCGCCGGACTCTTTCATCGTCCTCCGACGGACAGGGCATGACAATGGGTAGGGGGTTTCGGCCTGACATTATTTCCGCTGCGTTGAACTCCGTTGCGCGCCCGCGCAATACGTTGCTCATGCACACACGTCCACTGAGATCTGAGATCCCCGGCGTCGGCAGCGGCAGGAAGATGACCCGGATTGACGCCAGGGCCCCGCCGTCTGGGTCATGACCGCTGTTGTTCCTGCATCCGCACCGCGGTGCGCATGGTTTCGCGGGCCCGGCTCCGGTCGCCGGCGAAGTCGTAGGCCCGGGCCAACCGGTACCAGCGCAGCCAGTTGTCCGGATCGGCTTCCAGTTCGGCCTTGACGGTGCCGAACAGCGCGTCGGCCGCGTCACGTTCGATGCGACCGGACGGACGCTTCGGCAGGTCACTGACATCGAGCTCCATGCCCTGTTCGCGGGCCAGCGCGGCCAGGCGTTGGTGTGCCAGCCCGGCCCGCAGCGTCGAGAACAACACCCAGGCCCCGATCAGCGGGAAGGCCAGCAGCGCCACACCCAGCCCGATCGCGGCCGGCTCACCGGAGGTGATGAAGACCAACGCGGCCCGCCCCAACATCACGAAGTAGGCGATCAGCGCCAGGCACATGAAGCCGATCACCAGCTGGATGCGCAGCGAGCGCGCGCCCTCGCTCACGACAGGTCGAGCAGCGGCTCAATGCCGATGGTCAGGCCCGGCCGCTCGCCGACCTTGCGCACCGCCAGCAGCACCCCTGGAACGAACGAGGACCGGTCCAGGCTGTCGTGCCGGATCGTCAGGGTCTCCCCCGTGGTGCCGAACAGCACCTCCTGGTGGGCGATCAGCCCGGCCAGCCGGACCGAATGCACCGGCACGCCATCGACATCGGCGCCGCGGGCGCCGTCGAGGCCGGTGCTGGTGGCATCCGGGCTGGGCGGCATACCTTTTCGCGCCTCAGCGATGAGCTTCGCGGTGCGCGCAGCGGTGCCCGACGGCGCATCGGCCTTGTGCGGATGGTGCAGTTCGATGATCTCCACGGACTCGAAATAGCGGGCGGCCTGCCGGGCGAAATGCATGGTCAGCACCGCTCCGATGGCGAAGTTCGGGGCGATGATCACCGATGACCCGGGTTTGTCCTTGAGCCAGGCCTCGACCTGCTCGATACGTTCCCAGGTGAAACCGGTGGTGCCGACGACGGCGTGAATACCGTTGTCGATGAGGAACTTCAGGTTGTCCATCACCACATCGGGATGGGTGAAGTCGATCACCACCTCGGTCTGGGATTCGGTGAGCAGGCTCAGCGGATCGTCCGCGTCGACGCCGGTGGAGAACGTCAGATCCTCCGCGGCTTCGACCGCGTGCACCATGGTCGCGCCGACTTTGCCTTTTGCCCCGAGAACACCAACTCGCATGGTTGGGAGCCTACTGCCCGGGGCCGGTCGCGGGCCCTCGAGCCCACGCATCCGGTCGGCTCCCACGCACGTCGATGTGGGGCAGGGTCCGGCAACCCGGGGGATGACCAGCGGACCCCGGGATGTCACCGTTGGGATTGGCAGCGACGTGGCGATCTCGGTGCATGGCCCGGCCGACGACACCGGCATCGTCGCGCTGAAGGCGATCCGGGACCTCGTGCTGACCGGCGAACACGATGAGTGGACCAGTCAGCATGTGCGAAGCAACCTGCTGACCTGTCTGTCCGATGCCGGACTTGCCGATGCCATCACCGGATTCTCTGCGGACAGTCGGCCCGACCCGGGCTCAGCATGTCTCGTCGGGATGCTGCTGCCCGAGCAGCGACCGGACCAGCGGCCGTGGCCCGTACGGCCGCAACAACGTGCTGGCCGGCCGAGAACGGACCCGCTGCGGCCACCAGAACCACCGCCCCAACAATGCCGCGAGTGAGGGAGTCATGAACGAGCGCACCACCAATGTGTCGAACAACAGGCCCAGCCCGATGGTGGTGCCGATCTGACCGATGATGCGCAGGTCACTGACGACCATGGCCGCCATCGTCGCCGCGAACACCAACCCCGCCGACGTGACGACCTTGCCGGTGCCGCCCATCGATCGGATGATCCCGGTGCTGATACCGGCGACGAGTTCCTCCTTCATGCGCGAGACCAACAACAGGTTGTAGTCGGAGCCGACCGCCAACAGGATGATCACGGACATCGCCAGGACTATCCAGTGCAGTTCGATGCCCAACAAGTACTGCCACAACAGCACGGAAAGTCCGAACGACGCACCCAACGAAAGCGCCACCGTGCCCACGATCGCCAGTGCCGCAACGAGACTGCGCGTGATGATGAGCATGATGAGGAACACCAGGCTGATCGCTGCGATGCCGGCGATCAGCAGATCGTATGTGGAACCGTCGCGCCAATCCTTTGCGGTCGACGCGGCACCGGCCACATCGATCTTGCTGTTGACCAACGGGGTTCCCTTGAGCGCCTCTTCGGCCGCCGTCCGAATCTGTTCAACGCGGGCGATACCCTCTCCGGTCGCCGGCTCACCTCTGTGGGAAATGATGAATCGCACGGCCTTTCCGTCCGGGGACAGGAACTGTGTCATCGCACGTTGGAAGTCGGGGTTCTCGAACACCTCGGGCGGCAGATAGAACGAATCATCGTTCTTGGCCGCATCGAACGTCTGCCCCATCACGGCCGCGTCCTTGCTCGACTCTTCGGCCTGTGCGATCAAACCCGACGTTGTGCTGTGCACGGTCAGCAACATGGTCCGGAAGGTCTTCACGACGTCGATCAGCTCGGGAAGCTGCCCGAGTATGTTCGGTAAGAGATTGTCGAGCTGATCGATGTTGTCGACGAGTGTCGCCAATTTGTCATCGAGCTCGTCCACGCCGTCCATGGCGTCGAATATCGATCGCAGCGACGAACAAATGGGGATGTCGAAACAGTGTGGCTCCCAATAGAAGTAGTTGCGAACCGGACGCAGGAAATCATCGAAGAGCGCGATACTGCCCCGCAGATCGGCGGTGACCTCCTGCAGTTCATGCGTGTTCACCGCCATCCGATGGGTGATACCCGTGAGCTGTTGGAAGATCCCGCTCAGACGCTGCAGCGTCGCGATCATGGTATCTGCGTCGTCCGCCTGCTTGAGGATGTCGTCGATCCGCGACTTCTGGAAGTTCGTCACCTGTGCCTGGCTGGCGTTTTGCAGGCTGAGCAGAAACGGTATCGACGTGTGTTCGATCGGAGTCCCCTCCGGCCGGGTGATCGCCTGCACCCGGGATACCCCACGTACCTTGAACACCGCCTTGGCCAGCCTGTTCAGCACCAGGAAATCCGACGGATTCCGCAAGTCGTGATCGGACTCGACAAGGAGCACTTCTGGCTGCAGACGAGATTGGGTGAAATGTCGTTCGGCAGCCTCGAACCCCTGATTGGCAGGAATGTCGCCGGAGATGTACGCCCGGTCGTCGTAACTGGTCTCGTACCCCGGCAGCGCCAGCAATCCGACCAGTGCCACCGCGCACGAAGCGACCAGGATAGGGCCCGGCCACCGGACGATGGCCGTGCCGATACGCCGCCAACTACGAACACGCAGTCTGCGTTTGGGATCCAACAGACCAAATCGGCTGGCCACCACGATTCCGGAGGGAACCAACGTCACCGCGACGGCTACGGCCGCCACCATACCGATGGAGCACGGCACGCCCATGGTGTGGAAGTACGGCAACCGGGTGAAAGTGAGACACAGAATGGCGCCGGCAATGGTCAGGCCGGAAGCCAACACCACCGGGGCGGTGCTGCGAAACGCACTGTAATACGCGGATTCACGGTCTTCCCCTGCCTGCCGTGCTTCCTGATATCGGCCGAAATAGAAGATTCCGTAATCGGTTCCGGCCGCGATACTCAGGAACACCAACATATTGACGGCGAATGTCGAGAGCACGAAGACATCGTGATGACCGAGGAACGCAACGATGCCACGCGCCACGGCCAACTCGACACCCACCATGGTCAGCAACAGAACGACCGTGGCGATCGAACGGTAGACCAGGAGCAGCATTGCAAAGATGATCACGGCTGTCACCAGGGTGATCTTCAGGATGGACCGGTTGCCGGTGTGCTGCATGTCGGATGCGAGCGGCGCCGCGCCGGTCACATACACGTGCACTCCGGGCGGGGCAGACAGGCCGTCGACAATGCTGCGGACCGCGGCCACCGATTCATCGCCAAGCGGTGTTCCCTGGTTGCCTGCAAGGTTCAGCTGGGTGTAGACCGCTTTGCCGTCGGGGCTCTGCACACTCGATGAGGTGAGCCGATCCCCCCACAGATCCTGCACGTGCTCAACGTGTTTGGATTCAGTGCGCAGCCGTGCGACCAGTTTGGCGTAGTACTCGTGCGCGTCCTCGCCGAGCGGGTCCGTGCCCTCGAGCACGATCATCGCCGCGCTGTCCGAATCCGATTCCTTGAATAGCTGCCCCATCCGCATCAGGGCTCGCGCCGACGGCGCGTCCTGGGGCATGAGCGAAACCGAGTTCTGCTCGGCGACCCGCTCCAGCGACGGGATGGCGGCCTTCCAGTCCCCTCCGACCGAGGCCAGGTTCGTCACCAGCACCACCACGATCCAGGCGACGATGATGAGGGGAGAGAACGTGCGTATGGTCCGCGCGATGAACGGCGGCCGGGATTGCGGAACGTTCATACGAGTTCGCTACTCCCCCAGCAGCAGTGAACGCACCAGCGGGCGCGGACCCGTCGGCCGAAGCATGGTGCTGGCCGGACGAGGACGCACACGTTGCGGCCACCAGAACCAACGGCCGAGCAGCGCAGCAATGGACGGCGTCATCAATGCGCGCACAACCAGTGTGTCGAACAGCAGCCCCAGACCGATGGTGGTGCCCACCTGGCCGATCGTCAGCAGGTCACTGACGATCATCGATCCCATCGTCGCGGCGAACACCAGCCCCGCGGCGGTCACCACCTTGCCAGTACCGCCCATCGCTCGGATGATCCCGGTGCTGATCCCGGCGCCGATCTCTTCCTTCATCCGCGACACCAACAGCAGGTTGTAATCAGAACCGACCGCCAACAAGACGATGACCGACATCGCCAGTACCACCCAGTTGATCTGGATGCCGACGATGTACTGCCACATCAGGACTGACAACCCAAAGGATGCGCCCAACGACAATGCCACGGTCCCGACGATCACCAGCGCGGCGACGAGACTGCGTGTCATGATCACCATGATCAGGAAGATCAGGCACAGCGCAGCCACGCCGGCGATCAAGAGATCGATCTTCGACCCGTCGACCAGATCTTTTACGCCCGCCGCGGTTCCGGCGACCGACAGTTGCGCACGTTCCAGCGGAGTGCCCTTGAGCGCCTCCTCGGCCGCGATCCGAATCGGTTCGACGCGTGAAATACCCTCGGGCGTAGCAGGATCGCTTCGCTGCGCGATGAGCAGACGCGCGGCCTTCCCATCCGGGGACATGAAGATCTTCATGACCCGTTTGAAATCCTCGTTCTCCAGGACCTCCGGCGACAGGTAGAACGAATCATCGTTATTGGCATTGTCGAAGGCCTTACCCATGACCGTCGCGTTGCCGCTGGAATCGTCCAGTTGGTCAAAGATGCCCGACATGGTGCTGTGCATCGTGAGGATCATTGTGCGGCTGCTCTCCATGGTGGCGATCAACTGCGGGAACTGCAGCAGCAGTTGCGGCATGAGGCTGTCGAGTTGATCGAGGTTCTCGACCAGACCCTTCATCTTGTTGGCCACCTCGTCGACGCCATCGATCGCATCAAAGATGGATCTGATCGACTCGCAGATCGGGATGTCGAAACAGTGCGGTTCCCAATACAAGTAGTTACGCAGCGGCCGCCAGAAGTCCTCGAAATCCGACACCCGGTCACGCAGATCATTCGTCACACCTTGAAGATCGTGGGTGGTTTCGACCGTGCTGTGCGTGATTGCCGCCATCTGCTGCATCAACGAAAACATGTGCTTCATGAGATTGATCGTCGTGACCATCTCGTCGGCCTGCTTGAGGAGATCGTCCATGCGCTCTCGCTGGAAAGGCAGGCTCAGGCGTTGGCTGGCATTCGACATGCTCAGCATGAACGGGATCGATGTATGTGCGATCTGGGTACCTTCGGGGCGGGTGATCGACTGCACGCTGGAGATCCCCGGAACCGCGAAAACGGCTTTGGCGAGCCGATTCAGGACCAACAGATCGGCCGGATTCCGCATGTCGTGGTCGGCCTCCACCAACAGCAGGTCGGGCGTCGACGTCTTCGACTCGGGGAAATGCCTTGCCGCGGCGGCGAATCCATTGTTGGCAGGGATGTCCTGCGGAATGTACTTCTGGTCGCTGTAGCTGGGGTTGTACCCGGGCAGCGTCAACAGACCGATCAGCGCGATCCCGACGGTCACTACGAGGATGGGCGTGGGCCATCGGACAATCGCGGTGCCGACCCGACGCCAGCGGCGCGTGATCACCATCCGTTTCGGGTCGAAGATGCCGACCCGGCTACCGACCGCGATGGTCGCCGGTACCAGAGTCAGCGCGACGGCGACCGCAACCAGGATGCCCACCGCGCCGGGAATGCCCAACGGCCGGAAGTACGGCAGGCGGGTGAAGCTCAGGCAGGCAATGCTGCCGGCGATCGTCACCCCGGAAGCCAGGACGACCTTCGCCACACCGCGATATGCCGTGTAATAGGCCGATTCACGGTCTTCTCCGGCTTGGCGGGCCTCTTGGTATCGGCCGGTGAAGAAGATCCCGTAGTCCGTGCCCGCCGCAATGCCGACCGACACCAACAGGTTGACGACGTATGTGGTGAGACCAACGAGGCCCTGGAGGCCGAGAAAGGCGACCAGGCCCCTCGCCACCTGTAGCTCGACAGCGACTGTCAGCAGCAGAATGATGACCGTAAGGAACGATCGGTAGAGCAGGAGCAACATCAAGAAGATCACACCGACCGTCACCAAGGTGATGAGGAGCACCGTTCTGTTACCGCTCTGCCCCACGTCGGCAACTACCGCGGCCGGGCCGGTGACGAAAGCCTGGACCCCGGGCGGGACCGGCGTGTTCTCTACGATGTCCCTTACGGCTTGCACCGATTCATTTGCCAGAGCCTGTCCGAAGCTCCCGACAAGATTCAGTTGAACGTAGGCGGCTTTGCCGTCTGCGCTTTGCGCGGCGCCTGCTGTGAGCGGGTCGCCCCAGAAGTCCTGGACGTGCTGCACATGCGCCGTATCGTCCTTCAGTTGGCGAACAATGGAGTCGTAGAACCGGTGGGCATCGCCGCCGAGCGGGTCTCGGCCCTCCAGAACGATGACGGCCACGCTTTCGGAATCAGATTCCCGGAACACCTCACCCATTCGCGTCATCGCCTTGACGGACGGGGCGTCGGGCGGGCTCAGCGACACCGAGTGCTGTTGTTCGACCACTTCCAGTGGTGGCACCGCCAGAGTCACCAAGACGGTGATTGCGACCCACCCCAGGATGATCGGTACCGAGAAGGTGCGGATCACCCATGCCAGCCGCGACCGCTGCGTGTTGGCGTCCCGGTTCGTACTGTGCCTGTTCATGCGGACTTCAGAAGGCAAGAGGTGAACGCATTTACCTCGTTGGATATCTTCTCGGCCTTGACTTCGTCGTCCACCGTGATACGGCACCCGATATTGTCGCTGTTCCCCTGCGCCATGACACTGCCCACGGCAGTGCTCGCAGTGATATCGAACTCCAGCGACCAGGGCAAGGTGATCTGCTGGACGAATTGCGGATCGGTGTTGATGTCGAAGTAGCTGATATCGGCGAGTGTCCCAGGCGTACCAAAGACCTCGTATGTCAGAGTTTTGGGATCGAAAGGTTTTGTGGCATCGACTTTGGTGTCACCATACGAAGGATGCCTTTGGGAACCGAAGATCGCATGAAGACGCGACACAGTAAAGCCTCCAACAGCGATCACGACCATCGCCAATAGTGGAATCCAGAACCGCTGCAAAGACTTGAAAATCGTGACTCTCCTCCGCTATAAGCCCGGTCAGCGTCACCCTGGGATACGCGCCTTTGGTGATCGCGCGAACTGACTTCGCAGCGTCCGACGGGCCTAGACCAGAACTGATTCCCGCTGATTCGGGTCAGGCACAACAAGATTGGGGCAGACACCACCCGCCCCGGGATGGGGTCAACCTGTCCCCTGGAACGCCCAGACGATCCGTCCGGTCGCCGAAGTATTTCGTCGCATGAATCGGCTTCTGGGACAGAACAACACAACGGATTCCCGGACGCGTCCCGGATTGCCGCCTTCGATTCGTCGGGAAGCCTTGCCGAGCAGATGTTTCCGCGAACTCCGCCCGCCGGTCTCTCCACATCCCGCGAGACTACCTACTGATAGGTAGGTGCGCAAGCCTGTCGCCTGCAAGGGAAACGGACTCGGCGGCCGCCGCCGGTACGCAACCGCCGATCCTCAGGCCGTATAACCGCCATCGATGTTCCAATTGGCGCCGGTGACGAAACCGGATTCCGGACCGGCCAGGTAACTCACCACTCCAGCTACCTCGGTCGCCTGGCCGTACCGGCCCAGTGCGATGAAACTCCTGCTTGCGTCGGCGTATTCACCTCGGTCGGGGTTCATATCGGTGGCGGTCGGACCGGGCTGAACGTTGTTGATGGTGATGCCCCGTGGGGCCTGCTCACGGGTAAGCCCTCGGGTCAGCCCGGCGATGGCCGCCTTCGTCATGGCGTACACGGCCAGCCCAGGAATGGCCAACCGGTCGGCGTAGACGCTGCCGATGTTGATGATCCGGCCACCTTCGCCGAGATGGGGAATAGCGGCCTGGATCGCAGCGAAGACGCCACGCACGTTGACGGCGACCATCCGGTCGAACTCCTCGAGACCCAGCGACTCGACATCGCCGAAGGTACCCACGCCGGCGTTGTTGACCAGGATGTCCAACCCGCCCAGCTGCGAAACCGTCGCCTCGACCGAAGTCCTGACCTGCTCGGCGTTTCCCGCGTCGGCTCGGAACGCGACTGCCGTCCCACCGTCGGCCTCGACCTCGGCCACGAGCTTCGCCGACTCAGCCGCCGAGGAACTGTAGGTGAACGCCACCGCGGCTCCGTCGGCAGCCAGGCGCCGCACGATCGCTGCCCCGATTCCACGTGCGCCCCCGGTCACCAGCGCCAGTCGCCCGGTCAGATCTGTCATGTGGTCATCCTTCGCTCGTTGATGGAGGTCTCTATTGAGGGACGTTGGATTCCCGTCGAACATTCGCGCCAAGACCGCCGGTTTGCCAGGCAAACCGGACGTACTCGACCCCGCGACACAGCGAAGGAATTCGTCTCAGGAATCGTTCACCACGGCACAGACACATCGAGACGAGGACAGCGATGAGAATTCGGCAAGGAGACGTAGCACTCATCACGGGCGCTTCCCGGGGGCTCGGCCGCCACATCGCACTGGCGCTGGCCAGCCGCGGAATGAACCTGGTGCTGGCCGCGCGTAGTCAGGACGCACTCGACGCCGTGGCCGCAGAGGTGCGCACCGCGACCAGCGCCACGGTGTCCACGGTGGTCGTCGACCTGGCCGATCGCACACAGGCAGCTGCTCTGGCGCGACGGGCGGCCGACGTGGGCGGCCCCATCGACCTGCTCGTCAACAACGCTGGGATCGAATCCGTGGGTAGGCCAGAGGAATCGGACCTCGACGATCTTGGTGCGATGACCGACGTCAATCTGCTGGCACCGATGCTGTTGACCAGAACCGTCCTGCCCGACATGATCAGACGCGGCCGTGGCCACGTCGTCAATGTTTCGTCGGTGGCAGGGCTGGTCGGCAGCGCCTACGCGGAGTCCTACAACGCCACCAAGTTCGGCCTTGTCGGATACACCCGCGCCCTCCGAATGACAGCTCAAGATCGAGGCTGGAACGTGAGCGCATCGGTGGTCTGCCCAGGTTTCATGGCGGCGGAGGACGGGATGTATGCGAATCAGGTGAAAGAGTTCGGGGCGACCGCACCCAAGGCCATCGGATGCATGCCGGTCGACGCATTGGGCAGGGCGGTCGTGGAGGCCGTCGAGAAGGATCTACCCGACGCCATCGTCGCGCCGGGCGCACTGAGGGCGGTGGCGGTGGCCTCGATCGCCATGCCCAGACTGTTCGAGCGCATCGCCCGAAAGGCCAACCTCGCCGCGCCGTTCCGGACGATCGCCGAGCACCGCGGGGCTCGGCGCAGCGGGGACGCCCAGCCGAACGCCTGAGATGAGGATCGCATCAGCCAAAGTGATGATGAGCGAACCCGTGACGCGCCGATGTCCGGGGACCGGAGGCGGGTGAGCGAAACCGATTACCACCGACCGGAATTCCGACACTGACAACCACACCGGCAGCTGGCCTCTAGGGTGAAACCATGCGTCTGTT
This region of Mycolicibacterium goodii genomic DNA includes:
- a CDS encoding MmpS family transport accessory protein, with the protein product MVVIAVGGFTVSRLHAIFGSQRHPSYGDTKVDATKPFDPKTLTYEVFGTPGTLADISYFDINTDPQFVQQITLPWSLEFDITASTAVGSVMAQGNSDNIGCRITVDDEVKAEKISNEVNAFTSCLLKSA
- a CDS encoding 3-oxoacyl-ACP reductase family protein; this translates as MTDLTGRLALVTGGARGIGAAIVRRLAADGAAVAFTYSSSAAESAKLVAEVEADGGTAVAFRADAGNAEQVRTSVEATVSQLGGLDILVNNAGVGTFGDVESLGLEEFDRMVAVNVRGVFAAIQAAIPHLGEGGRIINIGSVYADRLAIPGLAVYAMTKAAIAGLTRGLTREQAPRGITINNVQPGPTATDMNPDRGEYADASRSFIALGRYGQATEVAGVVSYLAGPESGFVTGANWNIDGGYTA
- a CDS encoding SDR family NAD(P)-dependent oxidoreductase, producing MRIRQGDVALITGASRGLGRHIALALASRGMNLVLAARSQDALDAVAAEVRTATSATVSTVVVDLADRTQAAALARRAADVGGPIDLLVNNAGIESVGRPEESDLDDLGAMTDVNLLAPMLLTRTVLPDMIRRGRGHVVNVSSVAGLVGSAYAESYNATKFGLVGYTRALRMTAQDRGWNVSASVVCPGFMAAEDGMYANQVKEFGATAPKAIGCMPVDALGRAVVEAVEKDLPDAIVAPGALRAVAVASIAMPRLFERIARKANLAAPFRTIAEHRGARRSGDAQPNA